One segment of Streptosporangium brasiliense DNA contains the following:
- a CDS encoding serine/threonine protein kinase has translation MPEWMALLPSDLEAVGPYRLEGRLGTGGQGTVYVGSAVPGQRVAIKLLHPHLVVDKSARARFLSEVEIAKRVALFCTAKVLDSGSVNGQPYIVSEFVEGPSLQESVRSTGPRSGAALERLALNTATALAAIHQADVVHRDFKPGNVLLGLDGPVVIDFGIARALDLSRSIITSQVVGSPGYMAPEQIADGEVGPAADLFAWGATMVFAATGERAFKGESIPAVMRSILYDEPDLTWLDGRLCAIVRACLAKDPARRPTAAEVVDGLRGLPGPAWLTGNPPAGQAAGARQGDGQDRTPAGSVKRRRSVLAGATVLALFAALGIAYSLIPSDPGGENSDASRAPRSSPPSGATTVSPSPADTVAGRTGSPSPRPRTVPTAGTRNPRRPDGTRSPASEKPPSQSDGKDKSPSRSDVSEKPRSDPEEKPSRPAVEEKSSPRPGVSEKPSSDAGEQPTAGPKVLGTVSGSDMNGYCQDQGYAAAGGGPGYYWCYGPGGKQVDMTAVCRWAYPGYPDARADGTTCKSS, from the coding sequence GTGCCCGAGTGGATGGCTCTGCTGCCCTCGGATCTGGAAGCGGTGGGGCCGTACCGCCTTGAGGGCCGGCTCGGCACCGGCGGTCAGGGCACGGTTTATGTCGGTAGCGCGGTTCCGGGGCAGCGGGTGGCGATAAAGCTGCTCCACCCGCACCTGGTCGTCGACAAGAGTGCCCGGGCCCGCTTCCTGAGCGAGGTCGAAATCGCCAAGCGGGTGGCCCTGTTCTGCACGGCGAAGGTGCTCGACAGCGGTTCCGTGAACGGACAACCCTACATAGTCAGCGAATTCGTGGAGGGACCGTCGCTGCAGGAGTCGGTGCGCAGCACGGGCCCGCGCAGCGGGGCGGCGCTGGAACGGCTGGCGCTCAACACCGCGACGGCGCTGGCCGCGATCCACCAGGCGGACGTGGTCCACCGGGATTTCAAGCCGGGCAACGTCCTGCTCGGCCTGGACGGCCCGGTGGTGATCGACTTCGGGATCGCCCGGGCACTGGACCTCAGCCGGTCGATCATCACCAGCCAGGTCGTGGGCAGCCCCGGTTACATGGCGCCCGAGCAGATCGCGGATGGTGAGGTCGGGCCCGCGGCCGACCTGTTCGCCTGGGGGGCGACCATGGTGTTCGCCGCCACCGGGGAGAGGGCCTTCAAGGGCGAGTCGATCCCCGCGGTCATGCGGTCGATCCTCTATGACGAGCCGGACCTGACCTGGCTGGACGGGCGGCTCTGCGCCATCGTCCGCGCCTGCCTGGCCAAGGACCCGGCCCGGCGGCCCACCGCCGCGGAGGTCGTGGACGGCTTGCGCGGCCTGCCCGGTCCGGCCTGGCTGACCGGAAACCCTCCGGCCGGCCAGGCCGCCGGGGCGCGTCAGGGCGACGGGCAGGACCGGACACCGGCCGGCAGCGTCAAGCGCCGCCGCTCCGTCCTGGCCGGTGCCACGGTCCTGGCCCTGTTCGCGGCCCTGGGCATCGCCTACTCCCTCATCCCCTCCGATCCGGGAGGCGAGAACTCCGACGCCTCACGGGCGCCGCGCTCCAGCCCGCCCTCCGGCGCCACCACGGTCTCACCCAGCCCGGCCGACACCGTGGCGGGCCGGACCGGATCGCCGTCCCCCCGGCCCCGGACGGTTCCAACAGCCGGTACGCGGAACCCGCGACGCCCGGACGGCACGCGGTCTCCGGCATCCGAGAAGCCGCCCTCACAGTCCGACGGGAAGGACAAGTCCCCTTCACGATCAGACGTCAGCGAGAAGCCACGCTCAGATCCGGAGGAGAAACCCTCACGACCAGCCGTGGAGGAAAAGTCTTCTCCACGACCGGGGGTGAGTGAGAAGCCGTCATCGGACGCAGGGGAGCAGCCCACTGCGGGCCCGAAGGTGCTCGGGACTGTGTCCGGAAGCGACATGAACGGCTACTGCCAGGACCAGGGATACGCCGCCGCCGGCGGCGGCCCGGGCTACTACTGGTGCTACGGCCCCGGCGGGAAGCAGGTCGACATGACGGCCGTATGCCGCTGGGCCTACCCCGGCTACCCGGATGCCCGGGCGGACGGGACCACCTGCAAGTCGTCCTGA
- a CDS encoding zinc-dependent alcohol dehydrogenase family protein, whose protein sequence is MARTVRFHEVGGPEVMRLEDLEPGEPGPGEVRIRVDAIGINRAEALFRRGQYIEPVKRLPARLGAEAAGVIEAVGPEVIGFEEGQAVSSVPGFSQNDYGVYAEQAIVPATALLHRPDGMDAVSGAAVWMPYLTAYGALVEVGGMQAGDVVALNAASSSVGLAAIQTANRVGATPVAVTRTGDKKERLLKEGAAEVIVSEEEDVPARLLALTGGRGVEYVFDAVAGPGVTALARAVAPGGTHFLYGALSGQPTPYPGFDLGMPALNMRTYTVLETTRDPRRLRRAEAFVVSGLRTGVFRPVVDRLFPLEEIVQAHRHMESNTQFGKIVVTVAR, encoded by the coding sequence ATGGCGAGGACTGTACGCTTCCACGAGGTCGGCGGGCCCGAGGTGATGCGGCTGGAGGACCTGGAGCCGGGCGAGCCGGGGCCGGGCGAGGTGCGGATCCGGGTGGATGCGATCGGGATCAACAGGGCCGAGGCGCTCTTCCGGCGCGGCCAGTACATCGAGCCTGTCAAGCGGCTGCCCGCCAGGCTCGGCGCTGAGGCCGCCGGTGTGATCGAGGCGGTCGGCCCGGAGGTGATCGGGTTCGAGGAGGGGCAGGCGGTCAGCAGCGTGCCGGGGTTCTCCCAGAACGACTACGGCGTCTACGCCGAGCAGGCGATCGTCCCCGCGACCGCGCTCCTGCACCGGCCCGACGGCATGGACGCGGTGTCGGGCGCCGCGGTGTGGATGCCCTACCTCACCGCGTACGGCGCGCTGGTGGAAGTGGGCGGAATGCAGGCGGGCGATGTGGTGGCGCTGAACGCCGCCTCCAGCAGCGTCGGCCTGGCCGCGATCCAGACGGCGAACCGGGTGGGGGCCACGCCTGTCGCCGTCACCCGCACCGGCGACAAGAAGGAACGGCTGCTCAAGGAGGGCGCGGCCGAGGTGATCGTCTCCGAGGAGGAGGACGTGCCGGCCAGGCTGCTGGCCCTGACCGGCGGCAGGGGCGTCGAGTACGTCTTCGACGCCGTCGCCGGGCCCGGCGTGACCGCCCTGGCGCGGGCGGTGGCCCCGGGCGGCACGCACTTCCTGTACGGGGCGCTGAGCGGGCAGCCGACGCCGTATCCGGGATTCGACCTGGGCATGCCCGCCCTCAACATGCGCACCTACACGGTGCTGGAGACCACAAGAGACCCGCGGCGGCTCCGCCGGGCCGAGGCGTTCGTCGTCTCGGGCCTGCGTACCGGAGTCTTCCGGCCGGTGGTGGACCGCCTGTTCCCGCTGGAGGAGATCGTGCAGGCACACCGGCACATGGAGTCCAACACCCAGTTCGGCAAGATCGTGGTCACCGTGGCCCGCTGA
- a CDS encoding FAD-dependent monooxygenase, whose product MKVACVGGGPASLYFSILMKLVDPSHDITVYERNPAGSTYGWGVTYWDDVRNSLHGTDPESARAIGESSVRWDGWVVHVQDRTTMTVEHGDEGFGISRREMLGILAERARSLGVRIEFEREITDEGELADADLVVAGDGANSVLRERHADHFGTEVVVGRNTYVWLGTTKVFDSFTFSFVETAHGWIWCYCYGFSKEHSTCVVECSPETWRGLGFHEANEADSLALLEKIFADILDGHPLIGRADADGGAYWLNFRTLTNRTWHRGNLVLLGDAAHTTHYSIGAGTALALGDAAFLVTALHEETQLQSALARYERERRSDVLAAQKSARHSAQWYENLQRYIDLPSPQMFALHDQRYSSLLPHVPPRLYYRIYRMVTGLQSLRGRLGSKGRTGPERRITRTR is encoded by the coding sequence GTGAAGGTCGCCTGCGTCGGCGGCGGACCCGCCAGCCTGTACTTCTCGATCCTGATGAAGCTGGTGGACCCGTCCCATGACATCACCGTCTACGAGCGCAACCCGGCCGGCTCGACGTACGGCTGGGGCGTGACCTACTGGGACGACGTGCGCAACAGTCTCCACGGCACCGACCCCGAGTCCGCGCGTGCCATCGGCGAGAGCTCGGTCCGCTGGGACGGCTGGGTGGTGCACGTCCAGGACCGCACGACGATGACGGTCGAGCACGGGGACGAGGGCTTCGGCATCAGCCGCCGTGAGATGCTCGGCATCCTCGCCGAACGGGCCCGCTCCCTCGGGGTGCGCATCGAGTTCGAGCGTGAGATCACCGACGAGGGCGAGCTGGCCGACGCCGACCTCGTCGTCGCCGGCGACGGCGCCAACAGCGTGCTGCGCGAGCGCCACGCCGACCACTTCGGCACCGAGGTGGTGGTCGGGCGGAACACCTACGTCTGGCTCGGCACCACCAAGGTCTTCGACTCCTTCACCTTCTCCTTCGTGGAGACCGCGCACGGCTGGATCTGGTGTTACTGCTACGGGTTCAGCAAGGAGCACAGCACCTGTGTCGTCGAGTGCTCTCCCGAGACCTGGAGGGGGCTCGGGTTCCATGAGGCGAACGAGGCCGACAGCCTGGCCCTCCTGGAGAAGATCTTCGCCGACATACTGGACGGGCACCCGCTGATCGGCCGGGCGGACGCCGACGGCGGCGCGTACTGGCTGAACTTCCGCACCCTGACCAACCGGACGTGGCACCGCGGCAACCTCGTCCTGCTCGGGGACGCCGCGCACACCACGCACTACTCCATCGGCGCGGGCACCGCTCTCGCGCTGGGGGACGCCGCCTTCCTGGTCACCGCGCTGCACGAGGAGACGCAACTCCAGTCCGCCCTCGCCCGCTACGAGCGGGAACGCAGATCCGATGTCCTGGCCGCCCAGAAATCGGCCCGCCACAGCGCCCAGTGGTACGAGAACCTCCAGCGCTACATCGACCTTCCGTCGCCGCAGATGTTCGCGCTGCACGACCAGCGCTACTCCTCGCTGCTGCCGCATGTCCCGCCGCGGCTGTACTACCGGATCTACCGAATGGTCACGGGGCTCCAGTCGCTGCGCGGCCGGCTGGGCTCGAAGGGCCGCACGGGCCCTGAACGCCGGATCACCAGAACGAGATGA
- a CDS encoding DUF6069 family protein yields the protein MSTTITRPTVTSIKHRTVAVATAVLAAALTWLLGRALGADFVVDQPPVVVVGLSSVLGFSLGASLLGWAGLAVLERFLPRRARPVWTALAVAVLALSFLPLLGVGAAPLTRLFLALTHLAVGGVLIARLGRGLVVHVPVVVEVGRQVGLGGAPGLAALHPDLAAPDRPTDRNSTPPANVVRTPTAAAGGGSSGEPGSIDCASPGAVRTRSRSAPAGGGGVEEAS from the coding sequence ATGTCCACCACCATCACCCGCCCGACCGTCACCTCCATCAAGCACCGGACCGTCGCCGTCGCCACAGCCGTCCTCGCCGCCGCCCTCACCTGGCTCCTGGGCCGCGCTCTCGGCGCCGACTTCGTCGTCGACCAGCCGCCGGTCGTCGTGGTCGGCCTCTCCTCGGTCCTGGGGTTCTCACTCGGAGCGTCGCTGCTCGGCTGGGCGGGCCTGGCCGTACTGGAACGCTTCCTGCCCAGACGCGCCCGGCCCGTCTGGACGGCGCTGGCCGTCGCCGTCCTCGCCCTGTCGTTCCTCCCACTCCTGGGCGTCGGAGCCGCCCCGCTGACCAGGCTGTTCCTGGCCCTCACCCACCTGGCCGTCGGCGGAGTGCTCATCGCGCGGCTTGGCCGGGGCCTCGTGGTGCACGTCCCGGTTGTCGTCGAAGTCGGCCGACAGGTCGGCCTCGGGGGTGCACCAGGTCTTGCCGCCCTCCACCCAGATCTCGCGGCACCGGATCGCCCTACTGACAGGAACAGCACGCCCCCGGCGAACGTCGTCAGGACGCCGACGGCGGCGGCCGGCGGCGGGTCGTCCGGGGAGCCGGGCAGCATCGACTGCGCCAGCCCGGGGGCTGTCCGCACTCGGTCCCGATCGGCACCGGCGGGCGGGGGCGGCGTGGAAGAGGCGTCATGA
- a CDS encoding TetR/AcrR family transcriptional regulator, producing MTDSRRPRADARRNYTRLLDEADAAFRERGVQSSLESIARRAGVAIGTLYGHFPTRRALVGALLRERHQALFELGDHLLAHPAPDALSTWVRAATAHAAGYSGLAAMLADGLDDEASELHTACLRMADTGERLVARAREAGALRPDATGADITALVTAAASLHEHLSAADSERLVTLTLDGLARDPGAVKDASPAPDGRTSGTGGRRTAATTA from the coding sequence ATGACCGACAGCCGCCGGCCCCGCGCCGACGCCCGCCGCAACTACACGCGACTCCTGGACGAGGCCGACGCGGCCTTCCGGGAGAGAGGCGTTCAGTCCAGCCTGGAGAGCATCGCCCGCCGCGCCGGCGTGGCCATCGGCACCCTCTACGGCCACTTCCCCACCCGCCGGGCCCTGGTCGGCGCGCTGCTCCGGGAGCGTCACCAGGCCCTGTTCGAGCTGGGCGACCACCTTCTGGCCCACCCCGCGCCGGACGCGCTCTCCACCTGGGTCCGCGCGGCCACCGCGCACGCCGCCGGCTACAGCGGCCTGGCCGCCATGCTCGCCGACGGCCTGGACGACGAGGCCTCGGAGTTGCACACCGCCTGCCTGCGCATGGCCGACACCGGGGAACGGCTCGTCGCCCGCGCACGCGAGGCGGGCGCCCTCCGCCCCGACGCGACGGGTGCCGACATCACCGCTCTGGTGACCGCCGCCGCCTCCCTGCACGAGCACCTGTCCGCGGCCGACTCCGAGCGCCTCGTCACTCTCACCCTGGACGGCCTCGCCCGCGACCCCGGCGCCGTCAAGGACGCGTCACCCGCCCCGGACGGGCGGACGTCCGGGACGGGCGGGCGCCGCACTGCCGCCACAACCGCATGA
- a CDS encoding ArsR/SmtB family transcription factor: MGRTPSHLEVSQFDLQRVLEALVDPVRRSIVTQLDASGEDLKCGAFDMPVSKSTATHHFKVLREAGLIRQYYVGTSRMNALRRAEMDEAFPGLLDALTTRQAKGS, translated from the coding sequence ATGGGACGTACGCCGTCGCACCTAGAGGTGTCGCAGTTCGACCTCCAGCGGGTGCTGGAGGCCCTCGTCGATCCGGTCCGCCGGAGCATCGTCACGCAGCTCGACGCCTCCGGCGAGGACCTCAAGTGCGGTGCTTTCGACATGCCGGTCAGCAAGTCCACCGCCACCCACCACTTCAAGGTCCTGCGCGAGGCGGGCCTGATCCGGCAGTACTACGTCGGGACCTCGCGGATGAACGCCCTCCGCCGCGCCGAGATGGACGAGGCGTTCCCCGGCCTGCTCGACGCCCTCACCACGCGCCAGGCCAAGGGGAGCTGA
- a CDS encoding erythromycin esterase family protein, translating into MTMETSAARLNSRAVLPLRTLDPARPLDDLEWLDEAVGDARVVAIGESAHYNREFFQLRHRLLRYLVERHGFSAYAMETGSVEGRLVDGWVRGGGEDRLGRVMADGLTSLMGLWTPMRAHLEWMRRHNSGAARPVGFHGIDLPGSMVSLLPGLDAVIAYLARADPEFRIDPGIRETAAAFAAPSAFSAPAAIAAYGKLTPQARDALTAGLADLAARMTGRRLDYLRRTTLDAYERALHALRVTVTLDAIIRAMARGDQQTVMFDRDAAIADTVEWILRGEERIVLAAHNGHVQRWPCAIPGTPAATSMGMHLADRLGEDYLVIGTTSGTGQTLNVTADFFTGTLFTAMEAPRPGSLDALMDASHDGPFATDLRRLSPADADAVRAASRQRAGNGTSYSDLSPLDAFDIVVHLPYVTAAEPDAAALAHSPRDVQEAFSRWKPE; encoded by the coding sequence ATGACCATGGAAACCTCGGCGGCCCGGCTGAACAGCCGGGCGGTGCTGCCGCTGCGCACGCTGGACCCGGCCCGGCCGTTGGACGACCTCGAATGGCTGGACGAGGCCGTCGGTGACGCACGGGTGGTGGCGATCGGCGAGAGCGCGCACTACAACCGCGAGTTCTTCCAGCTCCGCCACCGCCTGCTGCGCTATCTGGTGGAGCGGCACGGGTTCAGCGCCTACGCGATGGAGACCGGATCCGTCGAAGGACGGCTGGTCGACGGCTGGGTCCGAGGCGGCGGTGAGGACCGGCTCGGCCGGGTCATGGCGGACGGCCTGACGTCGCTGATGGGACTGTGGACGCCGATGCGCGCCCACCTGGAGTGGATGCGGCGGCACAACAGCGGCGCCGCGCGCCCGGTCGGCTTCCACGGGATCGACCTGCCCGGCTCGATGGTCTCCCTGCTGCCCGGCCTGGACGCCGTGATCGCCTACCTCGCGCGGGCCGACCCTGAATTCCGGATCGACCCGGGCATCCGGGAGACGGCCGCCGCCTTCGCGGCGCCGTCCGCGTTCTCCGCGCCCGCGGCCATCGCCGCCTACGGGAAGCTCACACCCCAGGCCAGGGACGCACTCACCGCGGGCCTGGCCGACCTCGCCGCGCGCATGACGGGCCGGCGTCTGGACTACCTCCGACGGACCACCCTCGACGCCTACGAGCGCGCGCTCCACGCACTGCGCGTCACGGTGACCCTCGACGCGATCATCCGCGCGATGGCCCGCGGCGACCAGCAGACCGTGATGTTCGACCGCGACGCCGCGATCGCGGACACGGTCGAATGGATCCTGCGCGGCGAGGAGCGGATCGTCCTCGCCGCCCACAACGGCCACGTCCAACGCTGGCCCTGCGCCATTCCCGGCACACCCGCGGCGACGTCGATGGGCATGCATCTCGCCGATCGATTGGGTGAGGACTATCTCGTCATCGGCACGACCTCGGGGACCGGCCAGACCCTCAACGTGACCGCCGACTTCTTCACCGGCACGCTCTTCACCGCGATGGAGGCGCCCCGGCCCGGCAGCCTTGACGCGCTCATGGACGCGAGCCACGACGGCCCCTTCGCGACCGACCTCCGCCGACTGTCGCCCGCCGACGCCGACGCCGTCCGGGCCGCCTCGCGGCAGCGCGCCGGCAACGGGACGTCCTACTCCGACCTGAGCCCGCTGGACGCCTTCGACATCGTCGTGCACCTGCCGTACGTCACGGCGGCCGAGCCCGACGCCGCCGCGCTCGCCCACTCACCCCGGGACGTGCAAGAGGCGTTCTCCCGGTGGAAGCCGGAGTAA
- a CDS encoding NADP-dependent oxidoreductase translates to MMKAALFHEYGGTEVIQVGRVPVPVAGPGEVLVQIAATSFNPSDTALRAGALREVLPLTFPHIPGWDVSGIVVAVGDGVTRWSAGDRVMGRVDSGGAAAEFATVPASLLVEAPASAVRVGSGGRASAVRDASGPEPADEALALAAAIPVAGLTAWQTVYEHTNVSAGQRVLINGAGGGVGGFAVQLAKLAGATVIATASPRSTATVAELGADEVIDYTNSPLPSGMDVVINLAPVSPETAAGLATLLRPGGTAVSIATPIPGHPTFTARNTPTQIAELGALVAKGELRLDVTEAVALEELAQVHRRSEAGQTRGKIIVLP, encoded by the coding sequence ATGATGAAAGCAGCGCTCTTCCACGAGTACGGCGGGACCGAGGTCATCCAGGTCGGGCGGGTCCCCGTGCCGGTCGCCGGGCCTGGCGAAGTGCTCGTCCAGATAGCCGCCACCTCGTTCAACCCCTCCGACACCGCCCTGCGCGCCGGGGCGCTGCGCGAGGTGCTTCCACTGACCTTCCCGCACATCCCCGGATGGGACGTTTCGGGCATCGTCGTGGCGGTCGGTGACGGGGTGACCCGGTGGAGCGCCGGGGACCGGGTCATGGGGCGGGTCGACTCGGGCGGGGCGGCGGCCGAGTTCGCCACCGTGCCCGCTTCGCTGTTGGTCGAAGCACCGGCCTCAGCGGTTCGCGTCGGATCGGGGGGTCGCGCCTCGGCGGTCCGCGACGCCTCGGGACCCGAACCCGCCGATGAGGCTCTGGCCCTGGCCGCGGCCATCCCGGTCGCCGGACTCACCGCCTGGCAGACCGTGTACGAGCACACGAACGTGAGCGCCGGGCAGCGCGTCCTCATCAACGGCGCGGGCGGCGGCGTCGGCGGCTTCGCCGTACAACTCGCCAAACTGGCCGGAGCCACCGTGATCGCCACCGCCTCGCCCCGCAGCACCGCCACCGTGGCCGAACTGGGCGCCGACGAGGTGATCGACTACACCAACTCACCCTTGCCCTCCGGCATGGACGTCGTGATCAACCTCGCCCCGGTCAGCCCGGAGACGGCCGCCGGCCTGGCCACCCTGCTACGGCCGGGCGGCACCGCCGTGTCCATCGCCACCCCCATCCCCGGCCACCCGACCTTCACCGCCCGCAACACCCCCACTCAGATCGCCGAACTCGGCGCGCTCGTCGCGAAAGGCGAGCTGCGGCTCGACGTGACCGAAGCCGTCGCGCTGGAGGAACTGGCCCAGGTGCACCGGCGCAGCGAAGCAGGCCAGACCCGCGGCAAGATCATCGTCCTTCCCTGA
- a CDS encoding NmrA family NAD(P)-binding protein: MILVTGATGSIGTPLVRALLSRGAPVKAMVRDQEKGRALGCATVVGDFDDPASLVPAMEGVDRLFLNAGGAQPADGAQPMIRQQKAAIDAARAAGVSRVVKVSVWHARRGGRLAEGAHWEIEEYLKASGPAWTMLQPSGFMQNFLTGAGAFTVGGRLVDAYGGAPVSYVDCDDIAACAAALLTGPHGLGETYVLTGPQALTYAEIAREISAVLGRTVGQVQLPPDELAAALREKGVPARFADDVAELSRQVATGSLAATTTAVRDLTGRSPRTFGEFLAANAEALRSSLFSTVS; the protein is encoded by the coding sequence ATGATTCTGGTCACCGGAGCCACCGGTTCCATCGGCACGCCTCTCGTACGCGCCCTCCTCAGCCGGGGGGCGCCGGTCAAGGCCATGGTCCGCGACCAGGAGAAGGGGCGGGCCCTGGGCTGTGCGACCGTCGTGGGCGACTTCGACGACCCGGCCTCGCTCGTCCCCGCCATGGAAGGTGTCGACCGGCTCTTTCTCAACGCGGGCGGAGCCCAGCCGGCGGACGGCGCGCAGCCGATGATCCGCCAGCAGAAGGCCGCCATCGACGCGGCACGCGCCGCCGGGGTGTCGAGGGTGGTGAAGGTGTCGGTCTGGCACGCCCGCCGTGGCGGCAGGCTGGCCGAGGGCGCGCACTGGGAGATCGAGGAGTACCTCAAGGCGTCCGGGCCGGCCTGGACGATGCTGCAGCCCAGCGGGTTCATGCAGAACTTCCTCACCGGCGCCGGCGCCTTCACCGTCGGAGGCAGGCTCGTGGACGCCTACGGGGGCGCCCCGGTGTCGTATGTCGACTGCGACGACATCGCCGCCTGCGCCGCCGCCCTGCTGACCGGACCGCACGGCCTGGGTGAGACGTACGTGCTGACGGGCCCGCAGGCGCTGACCTACGCCGAGATCGCGCGTGAGATCTCGGCCGTGCTGGGCCGCACCGTGGGCCAGGTCCAGCTGCCCCCTGACGAGCTCGCCGCGGCGTTGCGGGAGAAGGGGGTGCCGGCGCGGTTCGCCGACGACGTGGCCGAGCTCTCCCGGCAGGTGGCGACCGGCTCCCTGGCGGCCACGACGACGGCGGTGCGGGACCTCACGGGCCGCTCGCCCCGTACGTTCGGGGAGTTCCTGGCCGCCAACGCGGAGGCGTTGCGCTCGAGCCTCTTCTCCACGGTGAGCTGA
- a CDS encoding GbsR/MarR family transcriptional regulator, whose protein sequence is MPGGRLTHQERRQIAEGLAERLTYTEIAGRLGRPISTITREVTRNGGPGGYRADQAHRATEGRARRRKPAPVPGPPALTDAHGRDPEAVRDLEERFTAMMIGTGLPRMTARVLTCLYTTDSGSLTAAELVQRLQVSPASISKAIGELEQQELIRRERDPHRRRDRYVIDADAWFRGWMASARQNTLLADFAREGAQVLGAATPAGTRLQDIGQFFEHVGHTMLQAAEQWRQAYSARRTTDG, encoded by the coding sequence ATGCCCGGAGGCAGGCTGACCCACCAGGAGCGCCGGCAGATCGCCGAGGGACTGGCCGAAAGGCTCACCTACACCGAGATCGCCGGCCGCCTGGGACGACCGATCTCCACCATCACCCGGGAGGTGACCCGTAACGGCGGCCCCGGTGGCTACCGGGCCGACCAGGCGCATCGGGCGACCGAAGGGCGCGCCCGCCGGCGCAAGCCGGCCCCGGTCCCGGGACCGCCGGCCCTCACCGACGCGCACGGGCGCGACCCCGAGGCGGTCCGCGACCTGGAGGAGCGCTTCACCGCGATGATGATCGGCACGGGGCTGCCGCGCATGACCGCCCGGGTGCTCACCTGCCTCTACACCACTGACAGCGGCAGCCTGACCGCCGCCGAGCTCGTCCAGCGCCTCCAGGTCAGCCCCGCGTCCATCTCCAAGGCCATCGGCGAACTCGAACAGCAGGAGCTGATCCGGCGTGAACGCGACCCGCATCGGCGGCGCGACCGGTACGTCATCGACGCCGACGCCTGGTTCCGGGGCTGGATGGCCAGCGCCAGGCAGAACACCTTGCTGGCGGATTTCGCCCGCGAGGGAGCCCAGGTCCTCGGCGCCGCCACCCCCGCCGGCACCCGGCTGCAGGACATCGGCCAGTTCTTCGAACATGTCGGTCACACCATGCTCCAGGCGGCCGAGCAATGGCGGCAGGCCTATTCCGCGAGGCGCACGACAGACGGTTAG
- a CDS encoding TetR/AcrR family transcriptional regulator has product MSRSHRLPRGRNALPPEEVARLQRGRLCRAMAEVMAEKGYVATSIEDVLKRAKVSRLSFYRLFDSKLDCFMAAFDHACGLLFERVMGAIGTSGTGGDPMESYERAITVYLEALEAEWPYTRIYLVEIYAAGPEAVARRRELHAFMASVYAEALGVTDDQGLLTCRMLVAATSALVTVPVAENDRAGLRAVGPQLIAHVRSLWNCGSFGAGTGPA; this is encoded by the coding sequence ATGTCGAGGTCGCACCGGTTGCCCCGAGGGCGGAACGCGTTGCCGCCCGAAGAGGTGGCGCGGCTGCAGCGTGGGCGTCTGTGCCGGGCGATGGCCGAGGTCATGGCGGAGAAGGGGTATGTCGCCACCTCCATCGAGGACGTCCTCAAACGTGCCAAGGTGTCGCGCCTGAGCTTCTACCGGCTGTTCGACTCCAAACTCGACTGCTTCATGGCCGCCTTCGACCACGCGTGCGGACTGCTCTTCGAACGGGTCATGGGTGCGATCGGGACGTCCGGCACGGGCGGCGACCCGATGGAGAGCTACGAGCGGGCCATCACCGTCTACCTCGAAGCGCTTGAGGCGGAGTGGCCCTACACCCGCATCTACCTGGTCGAGATCTACGCCGCGGGCCCGGAAGCCGTCGCCCGCCGGCGCGAACTCCACGCGTTCATGGCCTCCGTCTACGCCGAGGCCCTGGGGGTCACCGACGATCAGGGGCTGCTGACCTGTCGCATGCTCGTCGCCGCCACCAGCGCCCTCGTCACGGTCCCGGTCGCCGAGAACGACCGTGCAGGTCTGCGCGCCGTGGGCCCCCAGTTGATCGCCCATGTCCGTTCCCTCTGGAACTGCGGCTCCTTCGGCGCGGGCACGGGCCCCGCCTGA